One region of Mycolicibacterium insubricum genomic DNA includes:
- the rplX gene encoding 50S ribosomal protein L24 translates to MKVHKGDTVLVISGKDKGAKGKVLRAYPTRGRVLVEGVNRIKKHTAVSTNERGASSGGIVTQEAPIDVSNVMVLDSDGKPTRVGFRTDEETGKRVRIAKTNGKDIKA, encoded by the coding sequence ATGAAGGTCCACAAGGGCGACACCGTTCTGGTGATCTCCGGTAAGGACAAGGGCGCCAAGGGCAAGGTGCTGCGCGCCTACCCGACCCGCGGCCGGGTCCTCGTCGAGGGCGTCAACCGGATCAAGAAGCACACCGCCGTCTCCACCAACGAGCGCGGTGCCTCCTCCGGCGGCATCGTCACCCAGGAAGCGCCGATCGACGTGTCCAACGTGATGGTGCTCGACTCCGACGGCAAGCCCACCCGCGTCGGGTTCCGCACCGACGAAGAGACCGGCAAGCGCGTCCGCATCGCCAAGACCAACGGCAAGGACATCAAGGCATGA
- the rplE gene encoding 50S ribosomal protein L5, translating into MTTTEKVQPRLKQRYREEIRDALNTEFNYPNVMLIPGVTKVVVNMGVGDAARDAKLINGAVNDLALITGQKPEIRKARKSIAQFKLREGMPIGARVTLRGDRMWEFLDRLISISLPRIRDFRGLSPKQFDGTGNYTFGLTEQSVFHEIDVDSIDRPRGMDITVVTSATTDDEGRALLRALGFPFKEN; encoded by the coding sequence ATGACCACGACTGAGAAGGTTCAGCCCCGGCTGAAGCAGCGCTACCGCGAAGAGATCCGCGACGCGCTCAACACCGAGTTCAACTACCCCAACGTCATGCTCATTCCGGGCGTGACCAAGGTCGTCGTGAACATGGGCGTCGGCGACGCCGCCCGCGACGCCAAGCTGATCAACGGCGCCGTCAACGACCTCGCGCTGATCACCGGTCAGAAGCCGGAGATCCGCAAGGCCCGCAAGTCCATCGCCCAGTTCAAGCTGCGCGAGGGCATGCCGATCGGCGCCCGGGTCACCCTGCGCGGCGACCGGATGTGGGAGTTCCTGGACCGGCTGATCTCCATCTCGCTGCCGCGCATCCGCGACTTCCGCGGCCTGAGCCCCAAGCAGTTCGACGGCACCGGCAACTACACCTTCGGCCTCACCGAGCAGTCGGTGTTCCACGAGATCGACGTGGACTCCATCGACCGCCCGCGGGGCATGGACATCACCGTCGTCACCTCGGCGACGACCGACGACGAAGGGCGAGCGCTGCTGCGGGCCCTTGGCTTCCCGTTCAAGGAGAACTGA
- a CDS encoding type Z 30S ribosomal protein S14, producing MAKKALVNKANKKPKFAVRGYTRCNKCGRPHAVYRKFGLCRICLREMAHAGELPGVQKSSW from the coding sequence ATGGCAAAGAAGGCTCTGGTCAACAAGGCCAACAAGAAGCCGAAGTTCGCGGTGCGCGGGTACACCCGCTGCAACAAGTGCGGTCGCCCGCACGCCGTCTATCGCAAGTTCGGCCTGTGCCGGATCTGCCTGCGCGAAATGGCCCACGCCGGCGAACTGCCGGGTGTGCAGAAGTCCAGCTGGTAA
- a CDS encoding class I SAM-dependent methyltransferase codes for MARTDNDSWDLASSVGATATMVALGRALSSREPDALIDDPFAEPLVRAVGIEFFTKVLDGDIDPDAFPNASPERARAMIDGMAVRTKFFDDYFTAAADAGIRQVVILASGLDSRAYRLDWPAGTVVYEIDQPDVITFKSRVLDELGAGPRATRRTVAIDLREDWPAALTAAGFDPSAPTAWLAEGLLIYLPPAAQDALFDTITALSAPGSAAATEYVPGIFDFDEDKARESSAVLREHGLDLDMTALIYPGQRSHVMDYLSEKGWQVTGVSRTELFTRHGLALPPAGEGDALGEIVYVSATTPG; via the coding sequence GTGGCACGTACCGACAACGACAGCTGGGATCTGGCGTCCAGCGTGGGCGCCACCGCGACCATGGTGGCCCTCGGCCGCGCCCTGTCCAGCCGCGAGCCGGACGCGCTGATCGACGACCCGTTCGCCGAGCCGTTGGTCCGGGCGGTCGGCATCGAGTTCTTCACCAAGGTCCTCGACGGCGACATCGACCCCGACGCGTTCCCCAACGCCTCGCCGGAGCGTGCCCGCGCGATGATCGACGGGATGGCGGTGCGGACGAAATTCTTCGACGACTACTTCACCGCGGCCGCCGACGCCGGTATCCGCCAGGTGGTGATCCTCGCGTCGGGCCTGGATTCCCGGGCCTACCGGCTGGACTGGCCGGCCGGCACCGTGGTCTACGAAATCGACCAGCCCGACGTCATCACCTTCAAGTCACGGGTGCTCGACGAGCTTGGCGCCGGCCCGCGGGCGACCCGCCGGACAGTGGCCATCGACCTGCGCGAGGACTGGCCGGCGGCGCTGACCGCCGCGGGGTTCGACCCGTCGGCGCCGACGGCGTGGCTGGCCGAGGGGCTGCTGATCTATCTGCCGCCCGCCGCCCAGGACGCCCTGTTCGACACCATCACCGCGCTGTCCGCCCCGGGCAGCGCCGCGGCCACCGAGTACGTCCCGGGCATCTTCGACTTCGACGAGGACAAGGCCCGCGAATCCTCGGCGGTGCTGCGCGAACACGGCCTGGATCTGGACATGACGGCGTTGATCTATCCCGGCCAGCGCAGCCACGTCATGGACTACCTGTCGGAGAAGGGCTGGCAGGTGACCGGGGTGTCGCGGACCGAGCTGTTCACCCGCCACGGCCTCGCGCTCCCGCCGGCGGGCGAAGGCGATGCGCTCGGCGAGATCGTCTACGTGAGCGCGACCACCCCCGGCTGA
- the rplR gene encoding 50S ribosomal protein L18 — MAANTEAKPFQPVGQNVSATRRTARLRRHARLRKKVAGTSAVPRLMVNRSARHIHVQLIDDLTGTTLAAASSIEADVRGVDGDKKAHSVRVGQLIAERAKAAGIDSVVFDRGGYTYGGRIAALADAAREGGLKF; from the coding sequence ATGGCTGCCAACACTGAAGCTAAGCCGTTCCAGCCGGTCGGCCAGAACGTCTCCGCCACCCGTCGGACCGCCCGGCTGCGTCGGCACGCCCGGCTGCGTAAGAAGGTCGCCGGCACCTCCGCGGTGCCGCGGCTGATGGTGAACCGGTCCGCCCGGCACATCCACGTGCAGCTGATCGACGACCTGACCGGCACCACCCTGGCCGCCGCCTCCTCCATCGAGGCCGACGTCCGTGGCGTCGATGGCGACAAGAAGGCGCACAGCGTCCGCGTCGGACAACTGATTGCCGAGCGCGCCAAGGCCGCCGGCATCGACTCCGTGGTCTTCGACCGCGGCGGCTACACCTACGGCGGACGGATCGCGGCCCTGGCCGATGCCGCCCGCGAAGGGGGGCTGAAGTTCTAG
- the rplF gene encoding 50S ribosomal protein L6, producing MSRIGKQPVPVPAGVDVTIDGQNVAVKGPKGALTLDVAAPISVSRNDDGAIVVARPDDQRQNRSLHGLSRTLIANLVTGVTEGYTTKMEIYGVGYRVVAKGKDLEFALGYSHPVLITAPEGVSFAVETPTKFSISGIDKQKVGQVAANIRRLRKNDPYKGKGIRYEGEVIRRKVGKTGK from the coding sequence ATGTCACGCATTGGAAAGCAGCCGGTCCCGGTTCCCGCCGGGGTCGACGTCACGATCGACGGCCAGAACGTCGCGGTCAAGGGCCCCAAGGGCGCCCTGACCCTGGATGTCGCCGCGCCGATCAGCGTCTCCCGCAACGACGACGGCGCCATCGTGGTGGCCCGTCCGGACGACCAGCGGCAGAATCGCAGCCTGCACGGGCTGTCCCGCACGCTGATCGCCAACCTGGTCACCGGGGTGACCGAGGGCTACACCACCAAGATGGAGATCTACGGCGTGGGTTACCGCGTGGTCGCCAAGGGCAAGGACCTGGAGTTCGCCTTGGGCTACAGCCACCCGGTGCTGATCACCGCCCCCGAGGGCGTCAGCTTCGCGGTGGAGACCCCCACCAAGTTCTCGATCTCCGGTATCGACAAGCAGAAGGTCGGCCAGGTCGCCGCCAACATCCGCCGGTTGCGCAAGAACGACCCGTACAAGGGCAAGGGCATCCGGTACGAGGGTGAAGTGATCCGCCGCAAGGTCGGAAAGACAGGTAAGTAA
- the glgX gene encoding glycogen debranching protein GlgX, with protein MPEQLAQNTTKTVSDGVYFPLGATVCADGVNFAVRSQAATAVYLLLFDSPDAPPTDVIELTRRDRDVWHVFVAGVRAGQLYGYKMSGDYNPAAGLRFNDAKLLLDPYAKAVSGKFRNVDNLLLAYDPEAPGRDLVPDARDNCAVVPKAIVVDDMFDWQGTASPDLDLAELIVYEVHVKGFTAHHSSGVAHPGTYLGFIEKIPHLKRLGVNAVELLPVHEHYVDDFLCDKGLTNYWGYNSIGFFAPESSYATGAAPGRQVDEFKTLVRELHRAGIKVILDVVYNHTGEGNQMGPTLAFRGIDNPSYYSLTGPAGAPQRYYMNYTGCGNSLRFDSPAVIRLVMDSLRYWVEVMGVDGFRFDLAAVLGRDDNGTFSPSGAFFDAAAQDPVLNRHRTILIAEPWDTGTYQLGNFPVDWSEWNGRFRDTVRRFGKGDGAQVADLASRMTGSADLYRDDGRSAYNSINFVTCHDGFTLRDLVSYNDKHNQANGENNQDGSNDNNSWNCGVEGDTDDPAVLALRRQQTKNFACYLLLASGTPMILGGDEFARTQGGNNNAYCQDNETSWFDWTLVDKHQDLVDFFAKLIAFTQRFPVLQQRKFFAGKDIYHDGIPDLTWFGPDLGTPDWNNPELRTLCYQLDAAEDRCNVGATRLYVILNADFQMRDITLPSLPDGSAWFRAIDTSLPAGQDFSSDGAEVPVEPAGHYLANPRSTVVLLAR; from the coding sequence ATGCCTGAGCAACTCGCACAGAACACGACGAAGACCGTCAGCGACGGTGTCTACTTCCCGCTGGGCGCGACGGTCTGCGCAGACGGGGTCAACTTCGCCGTCCGATCCCAGGCCGCGACCGCGGTCTACCTGCTGCTGTTCGACAGTCCCGACGCTCCGCCGACCGACGTCATCGAACTGACCCGTCGGGACCGGGACGTCTGGCACGTCTTCGTCGCCGGCGTGCGCGCCGGCCAGCTCTACGGCTACAAAATGTCCGGCGACTACAACCCTGCGGCCGGCCTGCGCTTCAACGACGCCAAGCTACTGCTCGATCCCTATGCCAAAGCGGTGTCCGGCAAGTTCCGCAACGTCGACAACCTGCTGCTGGCCTACGACCCCGAGGCGCCCGGGCGGGACCTGGTGCCCGACGCCCGCGACAACTGTGCCGTCGTGCCCAAAGCCATTGTGGTTGACGACATGTTCGACTGGCAGGGGACGGCGTCACCGGACCTCGATCTCGCCGAGTTGATCGTCTACGAGGTGCATGTGAAGGGCTTCACGGCGCACCACTCGTCCGGCGTCGCGCACCCGGGCACGTATCTGGGGTTCATCGAGAAGATTCCGCACCTGAAGCGCCTCGGGGTGAACGCGGTCGAGTTGCTGCCCGTCCACGAGCATTACGTCGATGATTTCCTGTGCGACAAGGGATTGACCAACTACTGGGGCTACAACTCGATCGGCTTCTTCGCCCCCGAATCCTCCTATGCGACGGGCGCGGCGCCGGGCCGTCAGGTCGACGAGTTCAAAACGCTGGTCCGTGAGCTGCACCGAGCGGGCATCAAGGTCATCCTGGACGTCGTCTACAACCACACCGGCGAAGGCAACCAGATGGGGCCGACCCTGGCGTTCCGCGGGATCGACAACCCCTCCTACTACAGCTTGACCGGACCGGCGGGCGCGCCGCAGCGCTACTACATGAACTACACGGGCTGCGGCAACAGTCTGCGGTTCGACAGCCCGGCGGTCATCCGGCTGGTGATGGATTCACTGCGGTACTGGGTCGAGGTGATGGGCGTCGACGGATTCCGCTTCGACCTGGCTGCCGTGCTCGGCCGCGACGACAACGGGACGTTCAGTCCCTCCGGCGCGTTCTTCGACGCGGCGGCCCAGGATCCCGTCCTCAACCGCCATCGCACCATCCTGATCGCCGAGCCCTGGGACACCGGGACCTATCAGTTGGGGAACTTCCCCGTCGACTGGTCGGAGTGGAACGGCAGGTTCCGCGACACCGTCCGGCGGTTCGGAAAGGGCGACGGCGCCCAGGTGGCCGACCTCGCCTCCCGAATGACCGGCTCCGCCGATCTCTACCGCGACGACGGCCGGTCGGCCTACAACAGCATCAACTTCGTCACCTGCCACGACGGATTCACCCTGCGGGACCTGGTCTCCTACAACGACAAACACAACCAGGCCAACGGCGAGAACAACCAGGACGGCTCCAACGACAACAACTCGTGGAACTGCGGCGTCGAAGGGGACACCGACGATCCTGCGGTGCTGGCGCTGCGGCGGCAACAGACGAAGAACTTCGCCTGCTACCTCCTGTTGGCGTCGGGCACCCCGATGATCCTGGGCGGCGACGAGTTCGCCCGAACCCAGGGCGGCAACAACAACGCCTACTGCCAGGACAACGAGACCAGTTGGTTCGACTGGACCCTGGTCGACAAGCACCAGGATCTGGTGGACTTCTTCGCCAAGCTGATCGCGTTCACCCAGCGGTTCCCGGTGTTGCAGCAGCGCAAGTTCTTCGCCGGCAAGGACATCTACCACGACGGCATTCCGGATCTGACCTGGTTCGGCCCCGATCTGGGTACACCGGATTGGAACAACCCGGAGCTGCGCACGCTGTGCTATCAACTCGACGCGGCCGAGGACCGCTGCAACGTCGGCGCGACGCGGCTCTACGTCATCCTCAACGCCGACTTCCAGATGCGGGACATCACCCTCCCGTCGCTGCCCGACGGCAGCGCCTGGTTCCGGGCAATCGATACGAGTCTTCCCGCGGGCCAGGATTTCTCATCCGACGGCGCGGAGGTCCCCGTCGAGCCCGCCGGCCACTATCTCGCCAACCCGCGGAGCACGGTCGTTCTGCTGGCGAGGTAG
- the rpsH gene encoding 30S ribosomal protein S8, with product MTMTDPIADFLTRLRNANSAFHDEVTLPHSKIKANIAEILKREGYISDYRTEDARVGKSLVVQLKYGPSRERSIAGLRRVSKPGLRVYAKSTNLPRVLGGLGVAIISTSSGLLTDRQAARQGVGGEVLAYVW from the coding sequence ATGACAATGACGGATCCGATCGCAGACTTCTTGACGCGTCTGCGCAACGCCAACTCGGCGTTCCACGACGAGGTGACCCTGCCGCACAGCAAGATCAAGGCCAACATCGCCGAGATCCTGAAGCGCGAGGGTTACATCAGCGACTACCGGACCGAGGATGCCCGGGTCGGCAAGTCGCTGGTTGTCCAGCTCAAGTACGGCCCCAGCCGTGAACGCAGCATCGCGGGCCTGCGCCGGGTTTCCAAGCCCGGCCTGCGGGTCTACGCGAAATCCACCAATCTGCCCCGGGTGCTCGGCGGCCTGGGCGTGGCGATCATCTCCACGTCCTCGGGCCTGCTCACCGACCGCCAGGCAGCACGACAGGGCGTGGGCGGCGAAGTCCTCGCTTACGTCTGGTAG
- the sppA gene encoding signal peptide peptidase SppA produces MLSLLSGLPGSHDLKALARRVDTARHHGIPAGVVLELDLTRMPAETAGFDPVTALASLAGAKRPLVLRETIAAIERAAADDRVAGLIARVQLEAAAPGAVQELRAAIAAFSAVKPSLAWAESYPGTLSYYLASAFGEVWMQPSGTVGLIGFATSKMFLRNALDKAGIEAEFITTGEYKSAAAMFTEDGYTPAHREADTRLLESVAEQVWAGVAESRGIDIADLDALADRAPILRDDAVAANLVDRIGFRDQAYARIAELTGTEATDPDDEDAPDRLFLARYARAGKSELPTPPIPGRGAGTTIAVVNVVGPIVSGRGDRTLLPLGESSAGGDTIAAALRTAAATDGVAAIVLRVDSPGGSVSASETIWREVVRARERGIPVVASMGAVAASGGYYVSMSADAIVANPATITGSIGVITGKLNARDLKDRLGIGSDGVRTNANADAWSLDAPFTEQQHAQIAAEADLLYDDFVQRVADGRGLGIPEVQQVARGRVWTGADAQARGLVDELGGLQTAIRRAKVLAGLDPDKKVKVVELPGGSLRDMLRPKASSRPAAGLTELLSNAVVGSVTGMIDGAQRQLTGTTALWLGQARF; encoded by the coding sequence ATGCTCTCCCTGCTTTCCGGGCTGCCCGGATCCCACGACCTCAAGGCATTGGCCCGCCGCGTCGACACCGCTCGCCACCACGGCATCCCGGCCGGCGTGGTGCTCGAACTCGACCTCACCCGGATGCCGGCGGAGACCGCCGGGTTCGATCCGGTGACGGCGCTCGCCTCGCTGGCCGGAGCCAAACGACCGCTGGTGCTGCGGGAGACCATCGCCGCCATCGAGCGCGCAGCCGCCGACGACCGGGTGGCGGGGTTGATCGCCCGGGTCCAGCTGGAGGCCGCGGCCCCGGGCGCGGTGCAGGAACTGCGGGCCGCGATCGCCGCGTTCAGCGCCGTCAAACCCTCGCTGGCCTGGGCCGAAAGCTACCCCGGCACGCTGTCGTACTACCTGGCGTCGGCGTTCGGTGAAGTCTGGATGCAGCCGTCGGGCACCGTCGGCCTGATCGGCTTCGCCACCAGCAAGATGTTCCTGCGCAACGCCCTGGACAAGGCCGGCATCGAGGCCGAGTTCATCACCACCGGCGAATACAAATCCGCGGCGGCGATGTTCACCGAGGACGGCTACACCCCCGCCCACCGGGAGGCCGACACCCGGCTGCTGGAGAGCGTCGCCGAACAGGTCTGGGCCGGCGTCGCCGAGAGCCGCGGCATCGACATCGCCGACCTCGACGCCCTGGCCGACCGGGCACCGATCCTGCGCGACGACGCCGTGGCCGCCAACCTGGTCGACCGGATCGGCTTCCGGGACCAGGCCTACGCCCGCATCGCCGAACTGACCGGCACCGAGGCCACCGACCCCGACGACGAGGACGCCCCGGACCGGCTGTTCCTGGCCCGCTACGCCCGGGCCGGCAAGTCCGAGCTGCCCACGCCGCCCATCCCGGGCCGCGGCGCGGGCACCACGATCGCGGTGGTCAACGTCGTCGGCCCGATCGTCAGCGGTCGCGGGGACCGCACACTGCTGCCGCTGGGGGAGAGCAGCGCCGGCGGTGACACCATCGCCGCCGCCCTGCGCACCGCGGCCGCCACCGACGGGGTGGCCGCCATCGTGCTGCGGGTGGACAGTCCCGGCGGGTCGGTCAGCGCGTCGGAAACCATCTGGCGGGAGGTGGTCCGGGCCCGCGAGCGCGGCATCCCGGTGGTCGCGTCGATGGGCGCGGTCGCCGCCTCCGGCGGCTACTACGTCTCCATGTCCGCCGACGCGATCGTCGCCAATCCGGCCACCATCACCGGATCCATCGGGGTGATCACCGGCAAACTCAACGCCCGCGACCTCAAGGACCGGCTCGGGATCGGCTCCGACGGCGTGCGCACCAACGCCAACGCCGACGCCTGGTCGCTGGACGCGCCGTTCACCGAGCAACAGCACGCCCAGATCGCCGCCGAGGCGGACCTGCTCTACGACGACTTCGTGCAGCGCGTCGCCGACGGCCGCGGTCTCGGCATCCCGGAGGTGCAGCAGGTGGCCCGCGGCCGAGTGTGGACGGGCGCCGACGCCCAGGCACGCGGCCTGGTCGACGAACTCGGCGGACTGCAGACGGCGATCCGTCGCGCCAAGGTCCTGGCCGGCCTGGATCCCGACAAGAAGGTGAAGGTCGTCGAGCTGCCGGGCGGCTCGCTGCGCGACATGCTGCGGCCCAAGGCCTCCTCGCGGCCGGCGGCCGGGCTCACCGAGCTGCTGTCGAACGCGGTCGTCGGATCGGTCACCGGCATGATCGACGGCGCCCAGCGGCAACTGACCGGAACGACGGCGCTGTGGCTGGGGCAGGCCAGGTTCTGA
- the rplO gene encoding 50S ribosomal protein L15 yields the protein MSDVIKLHDLKPAPGSKKAKTRVGRGEGSKGKTAGRGTKGTKARKNVPAAFEGGQMPIHMRLPKLKGFRNRFRTEYAVVNVGDIAKAFPNGGTLGVDDLVGAGLVRKNELVKVLGDGKLSVKIDVTANKFSGSAREAITAAGGTATEL from the coding sequence GTGAGCGACGTCATCAAGCTGCACGACCTGAAGCCCGCCCCCGGCTCCAAGAAGGCCAAGACCCGCGTCGGTCGCGGTGAGGGCTCCAAGGGCAAGACCGCCGGTCGCGGTACCAAGGGCACCAAGGCGCGCAAGAACGTGCCGGCGGCCTTCGAGGGTGGCCAGATGCCGATCCACATGCGTCTGCCCAAGCTCAAGGGCTTCCGCAACCGGTTCCGCACCGAGTACGCCGTCGTCAACGTCGGCGACATCGCCAAGGCGTTCCCGAACGGCGGCACCCTGGGTGTCGACGATCTGGTGGGCGCGGGCCTGGTCCGCAAGAACGAACTGGTCAAGGTGCTCGGCGACGGCAAGCTGTCCGTCAAGATCGACGTCACCGCCAACAAGTTCTCCGGCAGCGCCCGGGAGGCGATCACCGCCGCCGGTGGTACCGCCACCGAGCTGTAG
- the rpsE gene encoding 30S ribosomal protein S5 has protein sequence MAEQTTAADAGAATTGRNDERGSGRGDRGGRRDDRGGRGGRDDRGDKSNYLERVVTINRVSKVVKGGRRFSFTALVIVGDGKGMVGVGYGKAKEVPAAIAKGVEEARKNFFRVPLIGGTIVHPVQGEAAAGVVMLRPASPGTGVIAGGAARAVLECAGVHDILAKSLGSDNAINVVHATVAALKQLQRPEEVAARRGLPIEDVAPAGMLRARRESEALAAAAAREGNG, from the coding sequence ATGGCGGAGCAGACTACGGCCGCTGACGCCGGCGCTGCCACCACCGGCCGCAACGACGAGCGCGGTTCGGGCCGCGGGGACCGCGGCGGGCGCCGCGACGACCGTGGCGGCCGCGGCGGTCGCGACGACCGCGGTGACAAGAGCAACTACCTGGAGCGGGTCGTCACCATCAACCGCGTTTCCAAGGTCGTCAAGGGTGGTCGCCGGTTCAGCTTCACCGCGCTGGTGATCGTCGGCGACGGCAAGGGCATGGTCGGCGTCGGCTACGGCAAGGCCAAGGAAGTTCCGGCGGCCATCGCCAAGGGCGTCGAAGAGGCTCGCAAGAACTTCTTCCGGGTTCCGCTGATCGGCGGCACCATCGTGCACCCGGTGCAGGGCGAAGCCGCCGCCGGTGTCGTGATGCTGCGTCCGGCCAGCCCCGGTACCGGTGTGATCGCCGGTGGTGCGGCGCGTGCGGTGCTGGAATGCGCCGGCGTGCACGACATCCTGGCCAAGTCGCTGGGCAGTGACAACGCGATCAACGTGGTGCACGCCACGGTTGCCGCGCTGAAGCAGCTGCAGCGTCCCGAAGAGGTGGCGGCCCGTCGCGGCCTGCCGATCGAGGACGTGGCGCCGGCCGGCATGCTGCGCGCCCGTCGGGAGAGCGAAGCGCTGGCCGCCGCGGCAGCGCGTGAAGGAAATGGCTGA
- the rpmD gene encoding 50S ribosomal protein L30: MAELKITQVRGTVGARWKQRETLRTLGLRKIRQSVVREDSPQTRGLIRVVDHLVEVEEVQ, encoded by the coding sequence ATGGCTGAATTGAAGATCACCCAGGTGCGCGGCACCGTGGGGGCCCGCTGGAAGCAGCGCGAGACCCTGCGCACCCTGGGCCTGCGCAAGATCCGCCAGTCGGTGGTTCGCGAGGACAGCCCGCAGACCCGCGGCCTGATCCGCGTGGTCGACCACCTCGTGGAAGTGGAGGAGGTCCAGTGA
- the rplN gene encoding 50S ribosomal protein L14 — protein MIQQESRLKVADNTGAKEILCIRVLGGSSRRYAGIGDIIVATVKDAIPGGNVKRGDVVKAVVVRTVKERRRADGSYIKFDENAAVIIKNDNDPRGTRIFGPVGRELREKKFMKIVSLAPEVL, from the coding sequence GTGATTCAGCAGGAATCGCGGTTGAAGGTCGCCGACAACACGGGCGCCAAGGAGATCTTGTGCATCCGCGTGCTCGGTGGCTCGTCGCGGCGATACGCCGGCATCGGCGACATCATCGTCGCGACGGTCAAGGACGCCATCCCGGGCGGCAACGTCAAGCGTGGTGACGTCGTGAAGGCCGTCGTCGTGCGGACCGTCAAGGAGCGTCGCCGGGCCGACGGCAGCTACATCAAGTTCGACGAGAACGCCGCCGTCATCATCAAGAACGACAACGACCCGCGCGGCACCCGCATCTTCGGGCCGGTCGGTCGTGAACTGCGCGAGAAGAAGTTCATGAAGATCGTCTCGCTGGCCCCGGAGGTTTTGTAA
- a CDS encoding DUF559 domain-containing protein, giving the protein MDLDLPDRAEAAWLWSGRRGVVGGLAASAMLGAKWVDDNVPVELYWSNYRAPEGVVVRKGLLLPDEVQTVRGVPTTTALRTAVDLARVGTVAEAVARLDALVRATQIDPSSILAVAERHRNIRGLARVPRVVGLVDAGAQSPKESWLRLVLVGGGYPRPGTQIPILGPDGRVRYYIDMGWEGPKIGVEYDGQQHRLDDRQYHGDIRRSEYLASLGWRIVRVVAGDSRADVLARVAELFAQS; this is encoded by the coding sequence TTGGACCTCGACCTGCCCGACCGGGCCGAAGCGGCCTGGCTGTGGTCGGGCAGGCGTGGCGTGGTCGGTGGACTGGCGGCCTCGGCAATGCTCGGCGCGAAATGGGTCGACGACAACGTCCCCGTCGAGCTGTACTGGTCGAACTATCGGGCGCCCGAGGGGGTCGTCGTCCGCAAGGGTCTACTCCTTCCCGACGAAGTTCAAACGGTCCGCGGGGTACCGACGACGACCGCGCTGCGAACGGCCGTTGACCTGGCTCGGGTCGGGACCGTTGCCGAGGCGGTCGCTCGGCTCGACGCGCTGGTGCGGGCGACGCAGATCGACCCGAGCAGCATCCTTGCCGTGGCGGAACGGCATCGGAACATCCGTGGTCTAGCGCGCGTGCCGCGGGTCGTCGGTCTGGTCGACGCAGGCGCGCAATCTCCCAAGGAAAGCTGGCTGCGGTTGGTGCTCGTCGGCGGGGGATATCCGCGCCCGGGAACCCAGATACCGATACTCGGGCCGGACGGGCGGGTCCGCTACTACATCGATATGGGGTGGGAGGGTCCGAAGATCGGCGTCGAATACGACGGGCAGCAGCACCGACTCGATGACCGCCAGTATCACGGTGACATTCGCCGATCGGAATACCTCGCGAGTCTGGGGTGGCGGATCGTGCGCGTTGTGGCGGGGGACAGCCGCGCCGACGTCTTGGCCCGGGTCGCCGAGTTGTTCGCCCAGAGCTGA